The genomic DNA GTTCCGACTGTTATCTTCATGGTGCATAACAGAAGTTCTGATGTAAATTGCCGGGCCGGTCAGTGTCTCTTTATTATAAGACCCATACGTGTAGATGGTAAATCTCTTCTTCAGGCGATCAATGACTGGTTGCCATTCTCCGGTTTTATCAAACCAGAATACAGAGAGAGGAGCAACTACGTCTTTTTGCGCATATTCTCGTGAGACTTTTTGAAGAGAAGCACAAATAACCTCATCAAGTTTTTTTGTCATATCATGGTTCTCCTAAAAGTGGAGGGAGCTGTTCTAACGTTGTCAACCAGGAATTAAAATGAGGACATGTTGAACGAATATGATCCAGTGGAATTTTTTTGATTATTAAAATATTATGGGGATTTTTCTGGTACGATGGGTAAACATGATGAAGTCTTTTAGATGGAGCCGTATTTGGATTATCATTAATTTTCTCGGGTTCGCCGGCGATTCTAATAATTTCCTGCAGTTTTTCTTTTTGTGATGGACTATTTATGCCAATTACATTGTCGATTGCATAAATATCAGAAAATAGGAGGGTTTCATATTCATAGAGTTGAATATGAGGAATAAACCGTCGGT from Methanospirillum hungatei JF-1 includes the following:
- a CDS encoding DUF4276 family protein, translated to MSIHLHFIVEGQTERQFIHEIIIPHLYSFGIQGIVQIITTSIHSKTFRGGVGTYTQIQKNIRNGLSRKDCYVTTMFDLYGLPHDTPGNQMITDSMSGKEKVIVLEASISEDISNRRFIPHIQLYEYETLLFSDIYAIDNVIGINSPSQKEKLQEIIRIAGEPEKINDNPNTAPSKRLHHVYPSYQKNPHNILIIKKIPLDHIRSTCPHFNSWLTTLEQLPPLLGEP